CACAAGGAGAGCTCcatgctcagcagcctgaaggaagacGATGGCTCAGTAATGTCATCTCAGGCTGACATACTGAGGACCAGCAAATCCTTTTATGTGAAACTGTATGGCACAAAGACCACAGAAAATACAGCCTCCCAGTCACTCCTGTCTTCTACACAGAGATCTTAGATGACAGCATGTGAGAAGGGCTGGACCTGCCATTATTTCTGGTTAAGCTGACCAAGGTCCACAAGCCCCCGGAATAGACTAAATCTTCAGGAAGGAATGGCTTACCGGCACAGTTGTATTCAATTCTGTGGGATTTGTGGGGCCAGGATCTGTTGGAGATGTACGATAGTATACTTCTGTCAGATAACATGTGCAAAACCATGAGAAAAGGTATCATCATAAGCtgaagggggaagagggggatGAAATTAGAAATTGGTGACTAGTGTCACTGTTCAATATGGATGATAAAACCCTGTTTAAAATTTTGATACTTTTTCCATAAACTGACCAGgtgtctcttcctctctcctgctggctattgggagacatttttttattcattaacggaatgaatgcatcgctggctaggtaaaatgtattgctcatccctaattgctcagagggcagttcagagtcaaccacattgctgtgggtctggagccacatgtaggtcagaccaggaaagaacggcagttgccttccctaaagtgTGGTAGTGAACCAGCTCGGTTTtccccgacaattgacaatggactcatggtcaccattagattcttaattccagatttttaatcaatttcaaattccaccatctgctgtggcaggattcaaacccaggtccccagaacattagctgggtctctggattaacagtccagccataataccactaagGCATCACTTTCCCATAATAGTGTcatacaatcccatcaaagtgattgaCCTCCAAGATGTCCTCCATCTGTGCAGATGTGATACTGTCCCTTATCAACAATGCAATCCTCCCACatcttttacatccctctctatcttgcctgaaacatttaaatcctggaaggttaagctgccagtcttatCCCTctcttaaccaagtctctgtaatagccacATCATTATTACATATACTGATCCAAAGTTCATCAGCCCTACCTATTGTACTACTCACATTGAAATACATCTCTGACCACAATCCTGCCATGTTAAGAAATCTTTCCAATCTATTTTTGCTCTTAGCCTTAGTGACTTCAGTGTCTAAACGCCTCCTCAGTTATTCCATATGCTGACCTATTGCTCTGGGTCCCACCTCTCTGCCACACCAGTTTAATCCCTCCCAAGCAAACCTCCCTTCTAAGATATTGTTGTCCTTCCAGTTTaaatgcaacccatccttcttgtacaggtcccagctgccccagaagacatcccaatgatccacaaacccgaagccctccctcctacaccagatCTGCCGCCACATATTTAACTGTATTATCTTCCTATCCCTAACCTCACAGCCACATAGCACAGGAAGTAATCCTGAAATTAAAACTCTAGcagtcctgcttttcaacttcctaccCAACTCCCTTTTCAACACTTCAgctctctttctgcctatgtcattggtaccaatattGACTATAGTCTCTGGCTGCTCAGCCTCTGAGTTCAGAATATTTGCCCGCACAGAGACACCCTTAGCCTTGGCACTaaggaagcaacacaccatcctggaatcTTGCTTGTGGCTAAAGAAATACTTGTGCCCTCTGACTATACAGTTCCCTTTCATGAGCTCCAACCTATATTTCAACCTTCCCTGCCATACAACAGAATCAGTGATGGCGCCACTGATCTAGCTACTACTGCTTTCCCTGATCCCAACCTCGCTATCAGTATCTGGAACAGTGTACTCCTGCAATGCCTGCCTATGTTTACTCAACTTCCTCATGGCCACCCAACTCTTCCGTCTGTGTAGCCCTGACTGGTGGTGTGATCAGCTTGCTACAAGTGTTATCCATGACAATCTCAGCCTCATGAATGCCCCATAGTCAGTCCATTCGCAGCTCTGGTTGCTCCACACAGCAAATCAGGAGCTGCAACTGAGTATAATTCCTGCCTGCATGATCACCATGGAGACTGgaagtgtccctgatttcccacatattgcagCAGGAGCATTTCACAGGGCTGAGTTCTCTATTCATTTCGAATCCACAAACAGACTGCACAACCTTGCACACTAGTTACAAAAGATAGTGACGCTAAAATTCTAATCCCAGGCTTTTGGCACACAAAAGCAGGGCTATGAGGAATTCACTGGCTGAAATCCacaggggacccgggttcaattccagccttgggcaactgtctgtgtggagtttgtacattctccccgtgtctgcgtgggtttcctccgggtacgccggtttcctcccacagtccaaagatgtgcaggctaggtggatcggccaggctaaattgcccatagtgttcaggggtgtgtgggttatatggggatgggcctggttgggatgcatcaaggggcggtgtggacttgttgggccgaagggcccgtttccacactgtacggaatctaatctaatctaatcatacaAGTGGAATTTGCATTCTTGTGTAACCTTGCACTACAGAAAATCTCATTATTGAGAAATCACGCTACCAGTTATCCAAAAGCATCTATTACTCATCAATCACATTATcgccaatttgcattaatgaaacatgcaTTATTGCAGAATCAGAACGCTGCTGAACATCTTTACCCACTTCCAGCCATTGGTTTTGATCATGTCTCCTTATACTGAAGGCAACAAGGACAACAATCCATTTGTATACCACAATTACCATACCAAAGCAAAACTTGACATTGAGCCAAGTAAGAATGGATTGGAAATACGGTAAAAGCCTGGCTAAGTAGTGTGCTCTTAAAGTTGAAATACAAGATGGGGGTTTAGGGAGCAGTTCCAAAGGTTTAGGCTCATGTAGCTGAAGGTATTACCATCAGCAGTGACATAATTAAAATTGAGGATGATCAAGAAGTTGGTTTCATTCTTCTGTACTGACTTCAAAACTTTTGATCTCAACTAAATGCCTAATAGCCACATGACACTGGTGGGACATTTTGTCATGCACAAATGCAAAAGGCACAGGACATAACTGCAACTGGAGCATAATATAACATGCTactatttcaaatttaaaatactaACAAAGTTTAATTTAAACATTCACAACTGCACATTATCTTGGCTCTTCTAATAATGACGTGCTACTTCTTACTGTCATCGTTCTGTAATAGGTGGCCCCATCTAAAGCTACCATACCCCTATCTTCTAGCCTTCCCACTTTAAATCCCTCAATCCTGCTTCCTTCCTTCCTGCTGCAAGATCTAAACTTGGTCTGACGTCCAGTTGTCTTCAAAAACAAATACCTTTTTATTTGGTGTTTCAAGCCAAATGTCTTCCTTATtttgatccctgctgtctgtaTTCCTCCTCTTTTTGCTTTCCTTACAGAGGTCTCCAACAATCTCATTTGCTCTTGTACTGACCAACTTAGAATCCTTTCCTTTCCCCGAAATAGATGAATTCTTTTTTGTATGGGTTctttttgctttctgttttgGTTCGTCATAGTTCAAGTATGATTCAAAAGTCATAGTTGGTTTTTCAAATTCTTCTTTTTCAaattcagaaatatcttccaCTTTGCAGATTTTACTGCTCTCCTTAATCATTCGTGACATACCCTGTGATCTGTcctttgaagaacatttctgcaccTTGCTGGCTAATTTACTATGTTTAGTTTTGTCCACAGATTTGCTTAGTTGCCCTTTATTATTTTCAGGAGTGTCTTTTGCAGAACAAGGATTTTCCTGACTCACATTGGAAGATGTAGAAGAACTTTCTATTGATGACTCCTTCTCGTATTGGTCTTCATtatatttttttttctgcaggaCGTCAGTAGATTTCTTATCTTTTCTAGAGAAGTTACTTTCATCCTTAGGTAGAGGTTTTGATTTTACGGGTTTCTGGAACTTAAGTGATTGTTGGTGATGGAGGAAATTGTTTTTTGATGCACCATGACAGCACTCTTTACTATCCATCCTTGATGGTTGGCATTCATTGCTCTTTAACTGATAGGGATTGATCTTAGGATACTGGTTAGATGCAGACCTTTCCTTCTTTTTTGGATTTCCTTCCTGACTCAAGAGTTTTACAGACTCATTCACATCAGTCTCATGCAAAATCTCCTCTTGTCTGGAGGGTCCAGATGACTtgtttgtatttttctttgtatCCTTCCTCCTAAAGCTGCTATCGTCATTATTCCTCTTCTTttcattttgttcagtagaaTTCCTAAGATAAAAAGGGACATTCCAGTTAAATTCAGGAATAAAAGGAAGAGAGGAAAGAATCTCAACAAATATGTGTTCACAATACATTAACTTAATCATTGTTGGCACATGGTAAAAGGCTTCAAGCATGTACACTGTACTCAAAACTATCATACAAGTAAAACTAAATCTTTGGAGTGCCACAATTTGCAGACGCTATTTCTCTGAAGTTACTCGTTAGCCTCTACCATTTCCGAGGCTACATATGAAGCGTGTAAACAACTTGAATAAACTACTTACATACCAAGCATCTCCTGACATTCAACATAGGACTAGAGGGTTAAATCTTCTGTTGTATACATACTCAGTAACAATAAGGTTGATCCCGGAATTGAATGGTGCCATAGGATAAAATGCTTtcatcacaatttttttttacgtTCAACTCAAAACTGTCAATTGTGCAAATACCAAAttaaataacattttgattgGTTCACACCAGCTTCtggtgaaaataaaataaatctacCTAACATTTAGTGGTGTATTAGCATTACTTACAAGGCCATAGAGAAAAATAGTATAGAAAACAGGACATGAGATCAGTTGCGGTGGTGGTATATCGGAGATTAGTAAAAAGGACCTGATCGTACTGTGCTGATTTTGGCAGTCCTTTATGTTCATAACATGTGACAAATGTAAATTTTCTTCTATGTTGCCGTAAACTTTTCCACCTAAAGGCAACAACTCATGGCTGGGTTGCAACTCCCCATAAGTTGCTACCTCTAGGAATACACAGCTGAGCATTCTTTGGGCAAGAGGCAATTGGTTTGGTTTTGGAAACCATCACATTCTCAGTCAGTACCCTGATGAAGTAAACTTAATACAGAGATCTCTGAATAACTATTAAAAAGCAAGAACCTCATGCAACATTTCCACTCCCTTAACTAAGAATGTTGAGGCCAATTATCCATGTCCATCTAATATTCTTTTAAGTTAACTTCAAATCATGGCAGGTTTCCACCAGTCAACCAATTCAGTATGATCCATACTTCCACTCGCTCTATATATCTCATTGTCACATGATGTAACTGCTACATGGAAAAAACTCCTTGAATGTGTTTTTTTATTACAGAACTCTGGGGAGGTTGAAATAGATACAAGTCtcatggtggggggtggggataaATAATTTACCCATTTCTAGTACTCTCCAAGTTGAAGTAACAAGTGTATTCAACAATGCCTAAAGACCATGCCAAGAACAGTTTCTACTGCACAGCATGATGTTTTACCATTCTTAAATGTCCAGACTGAACTAAACGACTAATTCAGTCCCATGTTTTGTGCCATTTTAATGCCATTCAAACTGGGAACTTAGAATATTAACAAAGAGGTATATGAACTAAATGGTATTTAATACATACAGAACACCATATGGCGCAACATTTGACATTTAGGTTCATTCCAATCCTGTGCTCATTTTGGGGACAACAAAATATCAACTGTTGAACATTCATCATACAGGCTTTGGTGTTCAGTTGTTACATTTGAAAATGACCTTAAAATTTTGTAATATTTCATTAAAATTATCTGATTTGCATTGGGGTGGGAAGGAACATTGAAAATAGTGAAAAATCTGCCTATTTATCAACTATATCTTCATTATATCAATTTGCATTGGGTgatttaaaaattgtttcagtACATCACATCCTTTTGTATTTGAAAAAAGGCATACAAGAAACAAATCTCAGGAAATAAATGAATGGGAAATTGATTGGAAATCAGATCAAAAACACTGTTGAGATTCCTGATGCTTCACCAATAAGTCTTCTAATAAAAACCCAGAGGCTTTACCCAGCCTCAACTCAAACACCTCATCTTAATATGTGGGTAAACATGCATGTCCAAGATTAGCACATGACACCTGGGCAGAGTTTCAATGAGACCAGGCTTATCCATGTGTCAGAAAGTGGACAGAGCTGCCTATGGACCAGAGCCATTGTCCTCTTAGGTCATTTTACTGTAGCTTGGGCAAAGGTTGGAGGTATTTTAGAAAGAGCCAAGGTCAGTTCTCAGAAGATATCAGTTATGCTGGAGCTTTTGACAGTTCTAGAGATATCTACAAACCTCCATCTCCAAACCCCCTTCGTACCTTCTCCTGTGATCAATGCATGGAGTCAAAATCTTGGCATAATTTTGCTCTGCCAACATTCCTAACTTGCCATCAGCAGAACTCAAGCTTCACCCTCCAAGTAGAGGAATACCCTCTGAGTTACAGACAAACTTGTTTGTAATCATTACACATACATTTGAAGGTGGTTAATTCATGCAGCAGAAGCTGCCAATATGGCAACACGATACTACCTGGAAACAGAATTGGTGCACTTCAATTTCAAACCTCCGCTATAACTTGAAAGCAAACACATACCTGGGTATTTCCTGAGGAATCAGTTTTTTCCACTGGCATACCAACTCTTTGGCAAGGTCACCAACTGCATCATCTTTCCTGAATCCATTCACTGTTTTTCCTATTCCCGTTTCCTACGGAAAGAAAAGCCACTCTAACATACTGGAAACTTCAAGAAGAATGGGAAAAATCATTCTGTGGACATTGAGAACTTCACAAATTTAAACTTTTGCCCACTTCCTAGAAACAGATTCTTAGTTTGGAATTCTTCCATTCTGACATCACAGTCATATCATGCTGCACCTTACTGATTAATACAGTGTTATGGAGCTCACAGTCAGATCCTAGAAAGCTGTTGAGCTTTTCACTTTAatgagcaaaataaaaaaaagctgtcTATGAAAGAAAGTTTCAGGTTGTTTTGAAAGAAATGTGAAATGTATCCACATAATAACTGAGTAACATCTCTCAGGCTGCATGTCATCTCCGTGGCAAGGATATCCCTGACAGGTGGATGAAAATGGTTGGCTGTGTGGGCAGAAATGGTCAAAACTAGTTTGAGCACAAGAGGTTGCCATTTTGGTTCATCTTGCCAGTATTGAAGCAATTCATTGCAAATACCACTCACTCTTGCTGCTGTCTTTCCTTTGCTTAAAATAGATATGCAGTTTTaaagagataaaaaggtgtacaTGACACAACCATTCCCAGTTACAAAATATTTCTCTTTTGTAGAGAAATTTCTCTGAAACTCTTCACTGAGTGATTTTAGATTAGCActatatccctttgtaatgtCTTTGTGGAGTAGGCAAAGGATGGTGAAAAATTTGCAAGGTAAGCCAATTTGAAGATCTGATGTACCTCAAACCTTCACAGTTGCTAGAGGCAGAGGCTTTTGTGCAGTCAAAAACAAACCATATACTGTACTTGGTGCTGTTCCTTGTACAGTGTTTTAATTCATTGAATTCATTATTGTGGTGCCTTTCAATGGACAAATATCAACCTGCAACTCTG
Above is a window of Stegostoma tigrinum isolate sSteTig4 chromosome 4, sSteTig4.hap1, whole genome shotgun sequence DNA encoding:
- the eloal gene encoding elongin A, like isoform X2, yielding MAEEIVQKVLHLKERLLGVSDSNKILKLLKKLQDLNITVDILVETGIGKTVNGFRKDDAVGDLAKELVCQWKKLIPQEIPRNSTEQNEKKRNNDDSSFRRKDTKKNTNKSSGPSRQEEILHETDVNESVKLLSQEGNPKKKERSASNQYPKINPYQLKSNECQPSRMDSKECCHGASKNNFLHHQQSLKFQKPVKSKPLPKDESNFSRKDKKSTDVLQKKKYNEDQYEKESSIESSSTSSNVSQENPCSAKDTPENNKGQLSKSVDKTKHSKLASKVQKCSSKDRSQGMSRMIKESSKICKVEDISEFEKEEFEKPTMTFESYLNYDEPKQKAKRTHTKKNSSISGKGKDSKLVSTRANEIVGDLCKESKKRRNTDSRDQNKEDIWLETPNKKGKIDINTLLDIPLPKFLPDVTDMTSVSPPTSPIKKSMSNISDSTVEFTGRRLNCKMQVYSGSKTTNIMKMMSLYEQCIRVLQNNIDSIHEVGGVPFEILEPVLGRCTPEQLFRIEECNPSFIEQSSHFWMKHCKKDFKNEEPQEYESWRELYLRLHDEREEKLKILTQSISSAHANKPKGRQVKLAYVNTSAKPPRDILRQQGKHRKSCSALLNSPFGKNKKKFVAGTECSSFAGGSACSDRPKANSGCVAPNSYSGPDAKRQVKKVAPMMAKSLRAFKNRLGPR
- the eloal gene encoding elongin A, like isoform X1; amino-acid sequence: MAEEIVQKVLHLKERLLGVSDSNKILKLLKKLQDLNITVDILVETGIGKTVNGFRKDDAVGDLAKELVCQWKKLIPQEIPRNSTEQNEKKRNNDDSSFRRKDTKKNTNKSSGPSRQEEILHETDVNESVKLLSQEGNPKKKERSASNQYPKINPYQLKSNECQPSRMDSKECCHGASKNNFLHHQQSLKFQKPVKSKPLPKDESNFSRKDKKSTDVLQKKKYNEDQYEKESSIESSSTSSNVSQENPCSAKDTPENNKGQLSKSVDKTKHSKLASKVQKCSSKDRSQGMSRMIKESSKICKVEDISEFEKEEFEKPTMTFESYLNYDEPKQKAKRTHTKKNSSISGKGKDSKLVSTRANEIVGDLCKESKKRRNTDSRDQNKEDIWLETPNKKGKIDINTLLDIPLPKFLPDVTDMTSVSPPTSPIKKSAMSNISDSTVEFTGRRLNCKMQVYSGSKTTNIMKMMSLYEQCIRVLQNNIDSIHEVGGVPFEILEPVLGRCTPEQLFRIEECNPSFIEQSSHFWMKHCKKDFKNEEPQEYESWRELYLRLHDEREEKLKILTQSISSAHANKPKGRQVKLAYVNTSAKPPRDILRQQGKHRKSCSALLNSPFGKNKKKFVAGTECSSFAGGSACSDRPKANSGCVAPNSYSGPDAKRQVKKVAPMMAKSLRAFKNRLGPR